The Clostridium aceticum genomic interval GAGAATTCTTAAATGAACTAGCGTATTATTTTAGTCGCAAATAAACGAATCTTTTTAAATATTATATTATTGTGAAAAAGAAATTCCTTCATAGGGGTTTCTTTTTTTTTGAAAAAGGCTGCGTTTAAATAATGCTTTACGTGGGGAAAGAATTATATAGATAGAATTGTATATAGAGTATGATAAAACCTAGCAATTTGATACAAATGAAACATAGCAAAGAAGGTAGCTGTGTTTTAAAATAATATTATCCAATGCTTTTTAAGTAGCAAAAGATTTTTGCAGACTAAGACTTAATAAAACAATTTTATATCATAAAAAGGTAGGTGCCTATATGAGTACAATGAGAGAAGATGCTTTAACCATAATAGATGAATCTATAAAATCTGTCTTGCCAGAAGCGGCGGTAGTAAAAGCACTAGAAAAAAAGAAATTTACAGGGAATATTGTTGTTGTTGCTATCGGAAAGGCTGCATGGAATATGGCTCAAGCCACAAAAGCTACTCTAGGAGATAAGGTTTCAAAAGGTGTGGTAGTGACAAAGTATCATCATTCCAAGGGCCCTATAGAGGGCTTTGAAATTATTGAAGCTGGACACCCAATTCCAGATGAAAATTCTATTAAAGGAGCAGATAAAGCTTTAGCTTTAGTAGAAAATCTAACAGAAAAGGATCATGTGATTTTTTTAATATCTGGAGGGGGTTCAGCACTATTCGAGAAACCCATGGAGGGAGTCAGTCTTGAAGATATTATGGATATGACAAATCAACTATTAGCCTGTGGAGCGGATATTGTTGAAATCAACGCCATACGAAAACATCTTTCTGCTGTCAAGGGAGGAAGATTTGCATCTCACTGTGGAAAAGCCAGTATCTATGCTATTGTTTTATCAGATGTGGTTGGAGACAGATTAGATGCTATTGCCTCTGGACCAGCCTATGCTGATTCTTCTACGTCAGAAGAAGCCTTAAGCATTATAGAAAAGTATAAGTTGCAAGTGGCGGAGGAACTAAAAGAGATATTAAAGATTGAAACCCCTAAAAAAGTAGATAATTGTGAAACCGTCATTACAGGAAGCGTCACTGCTTTATGTGAAGCAGCTGCTAGAAATGCAAAAAAACTTGGATACCAGCCAGTAATTATATCTTCAACGCTAGATTGCGAAGCAAAGGAAGCTGGTAAATTTATGGCTTCTATTGCTAGGGAAATCAAAAATGGTAATGGCAGTAGATCATTTCTAAAGCCTCCATGTGCAGTTATCGCTGGAGGAGAAACTATAGTGCGTTTAACAGGAAAGGGCAAAGGTGGAAGAAATCAAGAGATGGCTTTAGCCGCAGCCTTAGGAATCGAAGGAATGGAAGATATTGTTCTGTTTTCTATCGGCTCAGATGGAACAGATGGACCGACAGATGCAGCTGGAGGCATGGTGGATGGAAAAACCTCAGAAAGAATGAGATCAGTAAATATACTTCCCGAAGTATATTTAGATAACAATGATTCTTATAATGCCTTAAAGGCAAGTGGCGATTTGATTATAACAGGGGCAACAGGAACAAATGTAAATGACATTGTTGTTTTGTTGTGTAGATAGGCGATAACAACTCATTTATAGCTAAGGAACTATCTATAAAGTTGTTGAGAACTAATTGAATGAGTATAGCCTAAAAAAATTAATTGTATATAGTAACAAAAGCATCTCTTATGAGATGCTTTTGTTACTATATACATATATCATAATACAATTGGCATATTCATTGCATAATTATTTAAGGAATTAATATAGTTTAATAAAAAGGAGGGATTTGAATGAAAATATTGAAAACGATTCAAAAAGTTCCTGGAGGGATGATGGTAGTTCCCCTATTACTAGGTGCAATCCTTAATACGATAGCACCAAACTTTCTTGAAATTGGAGGTTTTACGACAGCACTTTTCAAAAATGGAGCATTACCATTAATAGCACTATTTGTTCTTTGCATGGGGGCCCAAATAGATATTAAAAAGGCAGGTATTCCTTTATATAAAGGTGTATCTCTTACTGCAGTAAAACTGCTAATGGGCGTATTAATAGGAGGGGGAGTAGGTAGAGCCTTTGGTCCAGCAGGGATACTAGGTTTAACCCCTCTTGCTATAATCTCAGCCATGACAAACTCAAACGGAGGCTTATTTGCAGCATTAACGGGACAGTACGGAGATGCTACAGATGTTGGAGCTGTTTCAATACTCTCATTAAACGATGGACCTTTTTTTACAATGATAGCCCTAGGGGCAACAGGAATGGCAAAAATTCCATTGATAGCCTTTGTTGCTGTACTAGTGCCAATAGTTTTAGGATTTATATTAGGTAATTTGGATGAAGATTGGAGAAAGCTTTTAGCCCAAGGACAAACGCTTCTTGTACCATTTTTTGCATTTCCACTGGGTGCAGCTCTTGATTTTAGAACAGTAGTTCAGGCAGGCATACCAGGTATACTTTTAGGAGTAATCACTGTTCTTGTTACGGGACTTGGAGGTTACTATACTTATAAGCTTTTTGGTGGGCAAAAGGCTGTTGGAGCCTCCATAGGTACAACAGCAGGAAATGCTGTAGGAACACCAGCAGCCATTGCTGCTGCTGATCCATCGCTAGCATCTATAGCTGCTGTGGCAACAGCACAAATAGCTGCCTCCGTTATAGTAACAGCAATTCTTTGTCCACTGTTGGTATCTTATTTAGATAAAAAAGACAAAAATAAAAAAGCAATAGCTTAAGAAAATTTATAAGGGTATTTTTAATAATTACGACGACTTTACGGAGAAATCCATATTGTTAAATAACAATAAAAAAGGTTAGCAGAATATATTCTGTTAACCTTTTTTATTTAATACTAAAAAACTAGTTCGAGTCGCAATAACCGTTCCTTTATAAGATGAATAATCCTTTTCTCATCTTCTAAATCTTTAGCCTCAAATGTAACAGATAGTCTGACGTAAGGTTCAGGAGTATTCCATGGTACAGTACAAATTTGAGCATGGGTTAATAAAAAGATGGAGAAGTCATCTGCATCTTTAAATCTTATACCGTTTCGAGTTCCTTTAGGAATGGGTAGATAGCAGTAGAAGGTGGCCTTAGGTTTTTCTATACTGAAGCCTACCTCCCTTAAGGCAGAAATGAGAAGATCAAGTCTTCTGGAATAACGTTTGCAGTTACATAAAGAAATTTCAGGATGATCTAAAGCATATGCACCGGCCTTCTGAATAGCACGAAACTGCCCAGAATCTGAGTTAGCCTTTACAGTACTTAAAATACCAATTGCTTGAGGGCTCCCAGCAGCAAAAGCTATGCGCCAGCCCGTCATATTGTAAGCTTTTGAAAGAGAATGGATTTCAATACCTACATCTTTGGCGCCATCGATAGATAGAAAACTTAAGGGTTTTTCACCATCAAATACGATAGTGGCGTAGGTAGAATCAGCTACTACAATGATATTGTTTTTGTGGGCGAAGTCCACAACCCTTTTATAAAAGTCCTTAGTGGCCACTTGACCAGTGGGATTATTAGGATAATTTATATATAAAAGTTTAGAACGATATAAAATAAAGTTAGGAATATTAGAAAAGTCTGGATAGAAACTATTTGCTTTAGTCAATGGAAGCTCATAAACAACGCCCCCAAGATACTTGGTGTGGGTGGCGATAATAGGATAACTCGGTAATGTTGTTAAAGTAATGTCCCCTGGATTAATAAAACATAAAGGCAGCATTGATAAAATAGATTTTGCCCCAATACCATGAAGAATTTCTTGGTAAGGGTCGAGATGATTTATGCCAAAAATTTTATAGAGATAATTTGCCGCCGCTTCTTGAAATTCTGGTATTCCATTATCAGCATACAACCTATTTTCTTTTTTAGCTGCTTCATTGCATAGGAAGTTTACAATACGCTTATCAGCCGCTAAGTCAGGCTCACCAACACCCATATCAATAAATTCTATATCAGGATACTTCTTGATCGCTTCCTCCTTTGCATTTTTGATCCTCATAAACTTATAATCTTGTTTTGCAATATCAAAACTTTGGTCTCTAAAGCGATCAGCAATTAAATCCCTAATTCCACCCATCGTTGCCCTCTCCCTTCAAATTAAATGATAAAAATAGAAGCTTATAGATTATTTTATTCTGAAGTGAGAAAGGGTGTTAATCAAAAACCCTTTAGATGATGGGTTTTATATGTCCTTTTGAGGCAGAAACTTGACCTTTTTTTAACTTTCCCATTGCTTTTTCTAATCTACTTATCCCTTCTACTATTACCTTTTCATCATGTTGGGAAAAACAGAGACGAAATTCTTTGTCTTCTCCTGCCGCAGCATAAAATGCATCCCCTGGTATAAAGGATACCCCCATTTTTAAAGCTTCTTGCAGGAGTTTTTTTGATGAAATATTTTCATTGATACTACACCATATGTAAAACCCACCTACAGGTATATGAAAGGAAAGTTTTGAAGCTAGACTTAGGTTAAGGGCTTCAGCCATGGCGTTTCTACGACGCTTGTAGATTCCACACATTTTTATTAGATGTTCCTCCAGATAGCCCTCCTTAATAAATAGATCAAGCAACCATTGAGAAATATTATTACTGTGCAAATCAACATATTGTTTCTCCAAAACGATTCTTTGGATCAATGATGGATGGGCAACCATATATCCAACTCTTAAACCTGGCATCAAGATTTTTGAAAAAGTGCTTAAGTATATTACCCCTCCATAGTTATCCATCGCCTTCAAGCTCAAGGGTGGAATGTCTTCGTAGTAGAAACTACTATAAGGATCATCCTCCAGAATGGCTAGTCTATAACGTGCTGCAAGCTGGATAAGCTTCTTTCTCTCCTCAATGCGCATAACATCACCATTGGGATTTCGGAAGGTAGGAATACAGTATAACAATTTTGGTCTGTAGCGAGCTAAATAGTCTTCCAATATTTCAAAGGGAAAATCCTCTCTTTGAGGTAGGTTTAATACCCTTGCACCTAAAGCTTGAAAAGATTGAATAGCTCCTAGATAAGTAGGGGTTTGAAGGATCACATAGTCACCAGGATCAATCAGAACTTTTCCAGTAAGATACAAACCTTGTTGAGATCCTGAAAGAATAATTGTTTCATCAAGGTGACACTTGATACCCTTAGAAACTAACATTTCACTAATAGTATGTCTTAGGGGTTCATATCCATGAATAGGTATATGTCCAAAGTCTCTAGGATCCAACCTTCTCAAGTAATCCCTGTGAAGATTAGAAAAGATATCGATAGGATAATAGTTAGGATCTGGCATACCTGCATCAAGGGAAATCTTATCCTCCAGCATATTACTAACCATCAATTCGCTCATAAGGGAAGCCATGGAAGGTTCAGAATAGGGTCTTAATAATTGAGGCCAAGGCATTTCATAGGTGCTGTTGCTTACCAAACTATATCTGTCCCTGACGTATGTACCACTACCTTTTTTTATACTTACATAACCATCCTTTTCTAAATCACGATAGGCATTGATGGCTGTAGTTCTACTGACCTCAAACAATATAGCTAGTTCCCTTTCAGCAGGAAGTTTTTCACCCACTGCAAGGGAACCGTCAATAATCTTAGCTTTTATAAGGGAAGCTATTTGCAGATAGTATGGAGAAGTATTGCTTAATCGTGTATTAACAATGAATTTGGATATATCCATTTTCTATTTTTTCCTCCTTTGGTATCCAATTTAAATGAATAATATTATAATTGGATATTTATCTGGCATTTCCTTCTAAATTATAATAAATAATAAAGGAGTTGAAATGAATCGTGAACAGAAATGCATCTTACGCTTTGGAAAGTTGGAATATACTTACCGTCAAGGAAGTATTAAAAGACTGTCTACCCATTACTGCAGGTGTCATCCCTTTTGGCTTGACCTGTGGTATAATGGGCAGAACAGCAGGCTTCTCAGCCTTAGAAATAACCCTTATGTCTATGACAGTTTTTGCTGGAGCAGCCCAATTTATGGCTATTGCCATGATAAATTCTGGTATTACCAATTGGGGGGTAATTGTTTTTACCACCTTATTAGTTAACTTACGACATTTACTAATGGGTGCGTCATTATCACCTTACCTTTTGAAACAGTCCCGAAGCCTACAGTACCTCTTAGCCTTCAGTATGACAGATGAAAGCTATGCCTTAACCATCAATAGAACTGAGAAAAAGGGCTATGATGCATATTACCAGCTGGGAATAAGCTATCTTTTATACATGATATGGGTTTCTTCTACTTTTATAGGAGCTCTTCTTTATCACAATATACCAAACCCTTTGGAATGGGGACTTGATTTTGTCATACCGCTAACCTTTATGGTTTTGTTAATACCTCGATTGATTAATCCCACTGCTCTGCTTGTGGCTTTAGTTTCTGCTGTAGCAGCTGTTGCAGGGGCTCTACACCTGCCTGGTAAGTGGTATATTATTGTAGCTGCTGTTGCTGCAAGTGTTGTTGGAGGATTTATTGAAAGGGGAAGAAAGAATGAACTTTAAATTAATCGCTATAATAGTAGGTATGACTTTAGTAACCTTCATCACCCGTGCTGGAGCACAGATTGCTTTTGCCAATAGAGGAACACCAGCTTGGCTGGAAAAGTGGTTGAAACATGTGCCAACAGCCTTCTTAACAGCCTTAATAACTCCAGCTATTTTACTGCCTAAGGGTTATTTAGATATATCCTTCAACAATAGTTATCTTTTGGCAGGAGGCATTGCTGCATTTGCTGCTTATAAAACTAAAAACGTGTTGATTACCATTATTATAGGAATGGCTATAATGATATTTTTGAGCAATTAATGCTATAAGAATTTTATACTCTAATCATTAGCGTTAACTTAAACCATAACTTGTCATCCTGAGGGGAGTCGAAATTAGCAAAGTTCTTCGTTATTCCAAGATCCTTCGCTACGCTCAGGATGACAGTTGAGAAAATTTTGGTAATAATTGTGTTAAGTTAACGCCTGTGATATTCT includes:
- a CDS encoding glycerate kinase type-2 family protein gives rise to the protein MSTMREDALTIIDESIKSVLPEAAVVKALEKKKFTGNIVVVAIGKAAWNMAQATKATLGDKVSKGVVVTKYHHSKGPIEGFEIIEAGHPIPDENSIKGADKALALVENLTEKDHVIFLISGGGSALFEKPMEGVSLEDIMDMTNQLLACGADIVEINAIRKHLSAVKGGRFASHCGKASIYAIVLSDVVGDRLDAIASGPAYADSSTSEEALSIIEKYKLQVAEELKEILKIETPKKVDNCETVITGSVTALCEAAARNAKKLGYQPVIISSTLDCEAKEAGKFMASIAREIKNGNGSRSFLKPPCAVIAGGETIVRLTGKGKGGRNQEMALAAALGIEGMEDIVLFSIGSDGTDGPTDAAGGMVDGKTSERMRSVNILPEVYLDNNDSYNALKASGDLIITGATGTNVNDIVVLLCR
- a CDS encoding 2-keto-3-deoxygluconate permease — translated: MKILKTIQKVPGGMMVVPLLLGAILNTIAPNFLEIGGFTTALFKNGALPLIALFVLCMGAQIDIKKAGIPLYKGVSLTAVKLLMGVLIGGGVGRAFGPAGILGLTPLAIISAMTNSNGGLFAALTGQYGDATDVGAVSILSLNDGPFFTMIALGATGMAKIPLIAFVAVLVPIVLGFILGNLDEDWRKLLAQGQTLLVPFFAFPLGAALDFRTVVQAGIPGILLGVITVLVTGLGGYYTYKLFGGQKAVGASIGTTAGNAVGTPAAIAAADPSLASIAAVATAQIAASVIVTAILCPLLVSYLDKKDKNKKAIA
- a CDS encoding LL-diaminopimelate aminotransferase, coding for MGGIRDLIADRFRDQSFDIAKQDYKFMRIKNAKEEAIKKYPDIEFIDMGVGEPDLAADKRIVNFLCNEAAKKENRLYADNGIPEFQEAAANYLYKIFGINHLDPYQEILHGIGAKSILSMLPLCFINPGDITLTTLPSYPIIATHTKYLGGVVYELPLTKANSFYPDFSNIPNFILYRSKLLYINYPNNPTGQVATKDFYKRVVDFAHKNNIIVVADSTYATIVFDGEKPLSFLSIDGAKDVGIEIHSLSKAYNMTGWRIAFAAGSPQAIGILSTVKANSDSGQFRAIQKAGAYALDHPEISLCNCKRYSRRLDLLISALREVGFSIEKPKATFYCYLPIPKGTRNGIRFKDADDFSIFLLTHAQICTVPWNTPEPYVRLSVTFEAKDLEDEKRIIHLIKERLLRLELVF
- a CDS encoding PLP-dependent aminotransferase family protein, producing the protein MDISKFIVNTRLSNTSPYYLQIASLIKAKIIDGSLAVGEKLPAERELAILFEVSRTTAINAYRDLEKDGYVSIKKGSGTYVRDRYSLVSNSTYEMPWPQLLRPYSEPSMASLMSELMVSNMLEDKISLDAGMPDPNYYPIDIFSNLHRDYLRRLDPRDFGHIPIHGYEPLRHTISEMLVSKGIKCHLDETIILSGSQQGLYLTGKVLIDPGDYVILQTPTYLGAIQSFQALGARVLNLPQREDFPFEILEDYLARYRPKLLYCIPTFRNPNGDVMRIEERKKLIQLAARYRLAILEDDPYSSFYYEDIPPLSLKAMDNYGGVIYLSTFSKILMPGLRVGYMVAHPSLIQRIVLEKQYVDLHSNNISQWLLDLFIKEGYLEEHLIKMCGIYKRRRNAMAEALNLSLASKLSFHIPVGGFYIWCSINENISSKKLLQEALKMGVSFIPGDAFYAAAGEDKEFRLCFSQHDEKVIVEGISRLEKAMGKLKKGQVSASKGHIKPII
- a CDS encoding AzlC family ABC transporter permease, which translates into the protein MNRNASYALESWNILTVKEVLKDCLPITAGVIPFGLTCGIMGRTAGFSALEITLMSMTVFAGAAQFMAIAMINSGITNWGVIVFTTLLVNLRHLLMGASLSPYLLKQSRSLQYLLAFSMTDESYALTINRTEKKGYDAYYQLGISYLLYMIWVSSTFIGALLYHNIPNPLEWGLDFVIPLTFMVLLIPRLINPTALLVALVSAVAAVAGALHLPGKWYIIVAAVAASVVGGFIERGRKNEL
- a CDS encoding AzlD domain-containing protein, which gives rise to MNFKLIAIIVGMTLVTFITRAGAQIAFANRGTPAWLEKWLKHVPTAFLTALITPAILLPKGYLDISFNNSYLLAGGIAAFAAYKTKNVLITIIIGMAIMIFLSN